The DNA region ataaaagaacgctcccttataaGTCCCgttataaacaatcaacattTGTGGCACCCAGAGCTCAGCAGGGGTTTGAATGTCTTGATTGTACTTCCCATTGAAATGAAATCtaaatgttttttaatgtttgttggTCAACATGAACTTTGAACATTGTTTGTAACCGCCTTATTGtgacttgagtttttttttttgtaatatgatgatgagatgatgagggaccgtcagtgggggtgacattgggtctggggggtgagattgagtcaaagtgattttttacagatttaaccatttctcaggttcatctcaatgaaactgaattctgttaaaagggttgtgtaggggacatcttaagatgacttcgctgaaaaaatctcgttcctagaacaaatcttgttattttggaAGCTATCTAAAGTTAGGGTACGTTTTTGggcaaaaatgacctctcgaaaaatcatttttctaatatttttgttagaattgctcgaaaactacccaaatgtttgaaaatctccacttcaaacattgtagccaatgtcaatacgattccctcgaacaagaaacactgttggatgacttgtttttgccatatcgttgtatttgagcaacaTTTTAGTTTCAATTGACCCAATggcaccccctctaaggggtgagattggatcaattttcaaactattggcatttaaggtagtccgctttgtaagcgaatgattctgggttcgattcccatctgctgcaaccttccatcgaatgaggaagtaaaatgtcggtcccggccttggttgttaggccgttaagtcattccaggtgtagaagtcgtctccatgccataagtacaaacaacacaccaaaccaagcctactccggtggaatcgctggcggcggttggactcgcaatccaaaggtcgtcagttcaaacactggggtggaaggttccttggagtaaaaagagggttggctgctctccccattcaagccttcggactcctaggttcgagcagaaacttgcaatagagaccacaaaagacccgggggtcgttaatgtggatggtttgattttgattttgagaggtgtatcgttttttgacccatagtcacccccactgacggtatgatACATTTATACAAGCGGTGTGAATTtaaagaaaactattttttaaggaTTGAGTTTATCATTCTCAAAATTTGAAGCAATTATTGTTTTGAATGCTTAACCTTTTGATCACTTCAACACTATTGTTTATTAAGCATTTTaaatgcttcaaaaataaacattgtcgGTCAACCACAATATAACTGAATGAAAACTTGCCCTGCCACACACCAACAAAGTGTAAACCTCCACTGAAAGCATGCAAATTTACGCAAATGATCCAGTAAAAATGTACATTAATTATTGCGGTGAATCATTTCGCGCGCTCAAGAAACCATCTTTCTGACCCGCCCACAAATATTTATGAGCCAacactaaaataaaacaaatgctcaaatcaagacaaacgaCTCAGAAAAGTGTGTGTTCTAACCCTTTGCCCACAGGTTGTGACctggatgctgctgctgcttgtgtGAAGAAAAATGCGAGTTAATCGCGATTGCCGTTGTCGTACCCAAATGAAAGTAATTGCCGACGACGACGCATTACAATAAAACGATTGATAATAAAACTCAGCACGAGAGCACACCATAAAATGCTGCTATGAAGCAGTCAGCGTTCCGAATTATACTAACCCTTGTCTCGTTGAACCACGTCACCGGAACCATTCAAggtacttttgtttttttcggtttatttAAAAGGAAGGAAATTTTGAAGATGATTCTTTGTTGGCTTTTCCCCTCCCCTCACAGTCGGCAAAATCGGCCCAAATGAGAACTCGTTCAAAACGCTGCCGCGACACTTTTGGCAAGAAATTTCCTCCCCCTACACGGACCTGCCGGATGACGACTTCGAGGAGGAATCGGAGGAGAGCACCACCCACGATCCGTACCCGTTCTTCGACGATTCCAACATGACGGCCAACGTCACGACCCAGCTTGGCAACGACGTGTATCTGCACTGCCGCGTGAACGATCTACGCGAGCGCACGGTATGTGGTGTGAGGTGCTTTGTACCGTAGGCTGGAGTTGATTGTCCGGAATCAGCTTCAAACACCGTGCGTTTCCATTGGCACtcttttcaaagcaatttaattaaataaagcaATTATCTTTTTTCCCCCCGAACTCCAGCCTACGGTATTCAATTAGAAAGCATCATTAAGCCTCAATGTCGGGCTCATTTGCATCTCTCCGGTGCGTTGGCATTTTCGGGCGCACTTTGCCATTTTAGCAAATTACCCCAACCCCAAACACCCTACCGTAACCGTAACCCAACCCCATACTTGCAGGTGTCCTGGGTGCGCCGGAAAGGTGACGAAATTCATCTCATCACGGTCGGGCGCCATACCTACAGCAGCGATTCGCGGTACTCGCTCCAGTACGAGGCGCCCAACGATTGGCAACTGCTGATTCAGTATGCAAACGAGCGCGACGAGGGCCACTACGAGTGCCAGATTTCATCCTACCCGCCGCTCGTCTATCTGGTCTATCTGATCGTTGTCGGTAAGTTCCTACATGGGGGAAGGGAGGTAAGAGAGAACAATAGAGAGGGGATATTATATGATTTCTTGTGGTGAGTTAAACTCACACCACTTCGTAAAGCCAAACCACTTTGGGCAGCTCTCTGGGaaaaagcatgtttttcaattatcaAATGCTTAATTATTTCGAG from Culex quinquefasciatus strain JHB chromosome 3, VPISU_Cqui_1.0_pri_paternal, whole genome shotgun sequence includes:
- the LOC6042665 gene encoding zwei Ig domain protein zig-8, whose translation is MKQSAFRIILTLVSLNHVTGTIQVGKIGPNENSFKTLPRHFWQEISSPYTDLPDDDFEEESEESTTHDPYPFFDDSNMTANVTTQLGNDVYLHCRVNDLRERTVSWVRRKGDEIHLITVGRHTYSSDSRYSLQYEAPNDWQLLIQYANERDEGHYECQISSYPPLVYLVYLIVVVPRVEIVDERGVATVDKFYKAGSTIELKCIISKVPQPTSYVTWKHGMRMLNYDTSRGGISVKTDLLVGGAMSRLYIANANRYDSGNYTCALADIAQATVSVHVLNGENPAAMQHGGGVKWGPLSSTLVILLLVVATCANR